One segment of Rickettsiella grylli DNA contains the following:
- a CDS encoding glycoside hydrolase family 30 beta sandwich domain-containing protein, which yields MTQTIKIDYLETHQTIEGFGCFGGREIPFFRDEKRDDIMKALFQDLQLSMVRTEVHPNFSTKPGERNFDMDANLNIPPNDPYFDNPDQDEVERRSQLWVLKNVKKQNPNIKIVPSVWSPPYYMKTAFKKLSKNYYTEFANFLADYIEAYEEAGLSIFAMSPQNEPENIISPWDVCLWLPSDTASFVEKQMNPIFKQRNLETKIMVGESAHWGFNSIMLNLVSWFMKDKKNIDILASHAYSIPNLKGKVSYDTNPLGQLPLDYQSAWITESCATTSFDPSMELGMQAAICIHKFLAVKNVNAFIFWLGMIRGKNNEALISSDGVGNYQLTKIYDVLGNYSRYIKEGYYRLTTNSPQLASTLYVSAFKAESEKLTIITINESDNEVPISIQLEQAPPSIQTLIPYRTPEEIGLRWQEEEAIHIIEGSFRTTLFPRSVTTFTSFNTA from the coding sequence ATGACACAAACTATAAAAATTGATTACTTAGAAACACATCAAACGATTGAAGGATTTGGTTGCTTTGGTGGGCGTGAAATACCTTTTTTTCGAGATGAAAAACGTGATGATATCATGAAAGCTTTATTCCAGGACCTACAATTGTCTATGGTGAGAACAGAAGTTCACCCAAATTTTTCAACTAAACCCGGCGAAAGAAATTTCGATATGGACGCTAATTTAAATATTCCTCCCAATGATCCTTACTTCGATAATCCTGATCAAGATGAAGTAGAACGTCGATCCCAGCTTTGGGTGTTAAAAAATGTCAAAAAACAAAACCCAAATATTAAAATAGTTCCTAGTGTGTGGAGCCCGCCCTATTATATGAAAACAGCTTTTAAAAAATTATCTAAAAATTATTATACAGAATTTGCAAATTTTTTAGCTGATTATATTGAAGCCTATGAAGAAGCAGGGCTTTCCATTTTTGCCATGTCTCCCCAAAATGAGCCAGAAAACATCATCTCTCCGTGGGACGTTTGTCTTTGGCTGCCTTCTGATACGGCTTCCTTTGTCGAAAAACAGATGAACCCCATTTTTAAGCAACGCAATTTAGAGACAAAAATCATGGTAGGAGAATCAGCGCATTGGGGATTCAATAGCATCATGCTCAATTTAGTTTCTTGGTTTATGAAAGATAAAAAAAATATTGATATCTTGGCGAGTCATGCTTATTCAATACCCAACCTTAAAGGTAAGGTCAGTTACGATACCAACCCACTTGGCCAATTACCCTTGGATTATCAATCTGCTTGGATTACTGAATCTTGTGCGACCACATCGTTCGATCCCAGTATGGAATTAGGTATGCAAGCCGCTATTTGTATTCATAAATTTTTAGCAGTTAAAAACGTTAATGCCTTTATTTTTTGGTTAGGCATGATTAGAGGTAAAAATAATGAAGCGTTGATTTCTTCAGATGGTGTAGGCAATTATCAATTAACCAAAATATATGATGTTTTAGGTAATTATTCAAGATATATTAAAGAGGGTTATTATCGCCTCACCACGAATAGCCCACAGCTTGCTTCTACGCTTTATGTCTCTGCTTTTAAGGCTGAGAGTGAAAAATTAACAATTATAACAATTAACGAAAGCGATAATGAGGTGCCTATTTCTATTCAACTAGAGCAAGCTCCACCATCGATACAAACATTAATTCCTTATAGAACTCCTGAGGAAATAGGATTACGTTGGCAAGAGGAAGAAGCCATCCATATTATAGAGGGATCATTCAGAACAACGTTGTTCCCTCGTTCAGTGACAACATTCACGTCATTCAATACTGCATAG
- a CDS encoding DUF1601 domain-containing protein, with protein MNNIRINRKIQQLQTTNSLFKLFYEEEAQFDSVNLSTLLNKLSKIIFWKCFSPCEKKILKIVSLIPLYDFAPQGIANILNAFSKWPISIHKTSYAEAIKHLIQKIPYRAHEFNPQEIANTLNSLNKWPECLKEASSQKAIDALVNCIPEKAHGFNTQEIANTLNSLSKWPECVKEDFYQKAMDALVNCIPEKSHGFNTQDISNTLNALSKWPQWMKRVSYQKAMDALVSCIPEKACDFKAQHISNTLNALSKWPQWMQQASYQKAMDALVDCIPERAHDFNPQGIASTLNALSKWSSDRLTERVFYVKARDVLVSRISQKAHIFKAREISNTLNALSKWPERTRGVFYLNAIDALIDCIPEKSHDFNAQEIANTLNSLSKWPECMKKSVYSKAIDMVVECIPERACDFKAQDISKYTQRIEQMAPMY; from the coding sequence ATGAATAATATAAGGATTAATAGAAAAATTCAACAATTGCAAACTACGAATAGTTTGTTTAAGCTTTTTTACGAGGAAGAAGCTCAGTTTGATTCAGTTAACTTATCCACACTGCTTAATAAACTCAGCAAAATCATTTTCTGGAAATGTTTCTCTCCTTGCGAAAAAAAGATTTTAAAAATTGTTTCTTTAATTCCACTCTATGATTTTGCTCCTCAGGGAATTGCTAATATATTAAATGCTTTTTCTAAATGGCCAATTTCCATACACAAAACCTCCTATGCAGAAGCAATTAAGCATTTAATACAAAAAATTCCTTATCGAGCTCATGAGTTTAACCCACAGGAGATTGCAAATACACTCAACTCCCTAAACAAATGGCCGGAGTGCCTGAAAGAAGCTTCCTCCCAAAAAGCGATAGATGCACTTGTTAATTGCATTCCTGAAAAAGCCCATGGTTTTAATACGCAGGAAATTGCAAATACACTCAACTCTCTCAGCAAATGGCCCGAGTGCGTGAAGGAAGATTTCTACCAAAAAGCGATGGATGCGCTTGTTAATTGCATTCCTGAAAAATCGCATGGTTTTAATACACAGGATATTTCGAATACACTCAACGCATTGAGTAAGTGGCCTCAATGGATGAAGCGAGTCTCTTACCAAAAAGCGATGGATGCGCTTGTTAGCTGCATTCCCGAGAAAGCCTGTGATTTTAAGGCACAGCATATTTCGAATACACTCAACGCATTGAGTAAGTGGCCTCAATGGATGCAGCAAGCTTCTTACCAAAAAGCGATGGATGCACTTGTTGATTGCATTCCCGAAAGAGCGCATGACTTTAATCCACAGGGTATTGCGAGTACGCTTAATGCATTAAGCAAGTGGTCTTCTGATCGCTTGACGGAGAGAGTCTTTTACGTAAAAGCGAGGGATGTACTCGTTAGCCGCATTTCTCAAAAAGCTCATATCTTTAAGGCGCGGGAGATTTCGAATACACTCAATGCACTAAGCAAGTGGCCTGAACGCACGAGGGGAGTTTTTTACCTTAATGCGATTGATGCGCTTATTGACTGCATTCCTGAAAAAAGCCATGACTTTAATGCGCAGGAGATTGCAAATACACTCAACTCCCTCAGCAAATGGCCTGAGTGCATGAAGAAATCCGTTTACTCAAAAGCGATAGACATGGTCGTTGAGTGCATTCCCGAAAGAGCGTGTGACTTTAAGGCACAGGATATTTCGAAATACACTCAACGCATTGAGCAAATGGCCCCAATGTATTAA
- a CDS encoding RAP domain-containing protein: MTLRHRIFRNTLNALSKWPQCIKKASYLKVMDVLVSCIPEKAHDFNTQEISNTLNALSKWPERTRGVFYLNAIDALIDCIPEKSHDFNAQEIANTLNALSKWPRSMKRVFYSKAIDMLVEGIPERADDFNAQNISNTLNALSKWPNRIKEMSYLKAINALVDCIPERANTFDLQNIANILNAFTKWSECMKKSVYSKAIDILVEGIPERADDFNAQIIVSLALTGCLFQLADSSNFLLIKMREIIKNNEKIILKELDPIIAKQFCQIHRYQPDLMTDELETVIKSDRFKLKFKSEKTIQSKLQQSIFQQLIVSFPKTEFINEYFIDFTRVDIACPKEKILIQVNGPDHYVGKILNLSSQFNKHLFEKLGWSVVIIPYFDWDELSHNKDKQIYLEKKVSSLLKWPLEENRRGVIPCENVNVSDFSSVHYENKKEKALGLFKRKKQVRLQKKIGNIDNYKPLVSQV, from the coding sequence GTGACTTTAAGGCACAGGATATTTCGAAATACACTCAACGCATTGAGCAAATGGCCCCAATGTATTAAAAAAGCCTCTTATCTGAAAGTGATGGATGTGCTTGTTAGCTGTATTCCCGAGAAAGCGCATGATTTTAATACGCAGGAGATTTCGAATACACTCAATGCACTAAGCAAGTGGCCTGAACGCACGAGGGGAGTTTTTTACCTTAATGCGATTGATGCGCTTATTGACTGCATTCCTGAAAAAAGCCATGACTTTAATGCACAGGAGATTGCAAATACACTCAATGCACTCAGTAAGTGGCCTAGGTCCATGAAGCGAGTCTTTTACTCAAAAGCGATAGACATGCTCGTTGAGGGCATTCCCGAAAGAGCCGATGACTTTAATGCACAGAATATTTCGAATACACTCAACGCATTAAGCAAGTGGCCTAATCGGATAAAGGAAATGTCTTACTTAAAAGCGATAAACGCGCTCGTTGACTGTATTCCTGAAAGAGCGAATACGTTTGATTTGCAAAATATTGCGAACATACTCAACGCATTCACCAAGTGGTCTGAGTGCATGAAGAAATCCGTTTACTCAAAAGCGATAGACATCCTCGTTGAGGGCATTCCTGAAAGAGCCGATGACTTTAATGCACAGATTATTGTTAGTCTAGCCTTAACAGGTTGTCTATTCCAACTCGCGGATTCTTCAAATTTTTTATTAATTAAGATGAGAGAAATAATTAAAAATAATGAAAAAATTATTCTAAAAGAATTAGATCCGATAATCGCTAAACAATTTTGTCAAATTCATCGATATCAACCTGATCTCATGACAGACGAACTTGAAACAGTTATTAAAAGCGATCGATTTAAGCTCAAATTTAAATCTGAAAAAACAATTCAGTCTAAGCTACAGCAAAGCATATTTCAGCAGCTAATTGTTTCTTTCCCAAAAACTGAATTTATAAATGAGTATTTTATAGATTTTACACGGGTTGATATTGCTTGTCCCAAAGAAAAAATTCTCATACAAGTCAATGGTCCGGATCATTATGTAGGTAAGATTCTGAATCTATCGAGTCAATTTAATAAGCACCTTTTTGAGAAACTAGGTTGGTCTGTAGTTATTATTCCGTATTTTGACTGGGATGAACTTTCTCATAACAAGGATAAACAAATATACCTCGAGAAAAAGGTCTCCTCATTATTAAAATGGCCGCTTGAAGAAAATCGTAGAGGAGTTATTCCGTGTGAAAATGTTAACGTTTCCGATTTCTCATCTGTTCATTATGAAAACAAAAAAGAAAAAGCTTTAGGTTTATTTAAAAGGAAAAAACAAGTAAGACTTCAAAAAAAGATAGGAAATATAGATAATTATAAACCTCTGGTTTCACAAGTATAG
- a CDS encoding NRAMP family divalent metal transporter, translated as MSFSPVLKTHRTPKKCLLWLSLLGPGFVVMLADTDAGSLITAAQSGAVWGYRLLALQFLLMPILYIAQELTVRLGITTGMGHGELIKHYFGKVWAWLSVTTLVVSCIGAILSEFSGLAGVGALFNIPAWETLSLVVTFLTIVAWTGSYRSVERVAILLGLFELIFLWVAWDARPVGREILSGLIHIPWQNKSYLYLLAGNIGAVIMPWMIFYQQSAVLDKGLNASHLRIARWDTAIGAIITQLIMASLLIATAATIGKINPEASLNTVQQISQAITPSLGCTVGRVLFALGMTGAALVASIVVSLTAAWGLGEVMGFRRSLEHRPKDAPWFYGIYTLILVLGGLLVASGRVNLVHLSVGVEVMNALLLPFVLGFLYLLALRALPKEVSLKPLYAILVGIILLVTSSFGLFGGLSGIL; from the coding sequence ATGTCTTTTTCGCCTGTTTTAAAAACCCATCGTACACCCAAAAAATGTTTATTATGGCTCAGTTTATTAGGGCCTGGCTTCGTGGTGATGTTGGCCGATACGGATGCCGGCAGTTTAATTACAGCCGCTCAAAGTGGCGCTGTTTGGGGGTATCGACTACTGGCGTTGCAATTCCTTTTAATGCCTATTCTTTATATTGCCCAGGAATTGACAGTACGTTTAGGGATTACCACCGGCATGGGTCATGGTGAATTAATTAAGCATTATTTTGGTAAAGTGTGGGCGTGGTTATCGGTTACGACGTTAGTTGTTTCTTGCATCGGTGCTATACTCAGCGAATTTAGTGGTTTAGCCGGTGTCGGCGCATTATTTAATATTCCAGCGTGGGAAACGTTATCGCTCGTTGTTACCTTTTTGACGATTGTTGCCTGGACAGGTTCGTATCGTTCAGTCGAACGAGTGGCTATTCTTTTAGGCTTATTTGAATTAATTTTTCTGTGGGTGGCCTGGGATGCTAGGCCGGTAGGACGCGAAATCCTGAGTGGATTAATCCATATTCCGTGGCAGAATAAGTCTTATCTCTATTTGTTGGCGGGAAATATTGGTGCAGTTATTATGCCATGGATGATTTTCTATCAACAATCTGCTGTGTTAGACAAAGGACTGAATGCAAGTCATTTACGAATAGCGCGTTGGGATACTGCCATAGGCGCTATCATTACGCAATTGATCATGGCGTCCCTATTAATAGCGACTGCGGCGACTATCGGTAAAATAAATCCAGAAGCCTCATTGAATACGGTTCAACAAATCAGTCAAGCGATTACGCCCAGTTTAGGTTGTACGGTGGGTCGCGTTTTATTTGCGCTTGGTATGACGGGTGCAGCGCTAGTTGCCAGTATCGTTGTTTCTCTTACTGCAGCATGGGGCTTGGGTGAGGTGATGGGTTTTCGTCGCTCCTTAGAACATCGTCCTAAAGACGCACCTTGGTTTTATGGTATTTATACCTTAATTTTAGTTTTAGGCGGTCTATTAGTGGCTTCCGGTCGCGTAAATTTAGTTCACTTAAGTGTCGGCGTTGAAGTGATGAATGCGTTGTTATTACCTTTTGTATTAGGATTCCTTTACTTATTAGCATTAAGGGCCTTACCCAAAGAAGTTTCTTTAAAACCGCTTTATGCTATTTTAGTTGGAATTATTTTATTAGTGACTTCTTCTTTTGGTTTATTCGGAGGACTTTCAGGAATTTTATAA
- the serS gene encoding serine--tRNA ligase, translated as MLDPKYLRHDIQIEEIAKQLANRGYQLDTRLITRLEAQRKKLQSETESLQNTSNRSAKAIGLAKSKGESITGLLEEVADIKKQREVCEGKLKDILEELSAIYLTIPNLAHASVPIGQDESQNKTQRHWGKVPHFDFAVKDHVALGEANGLMDFASASKIAGSRFVVLYGRLARLQRALIQFMLDVHIKEHAYQEVYVPYIANTESLMGTGQLPGFAEDLFNLKGEQGFYLIPTAEVSVTNLARDTIFAATDLPKKYVAHTPCFRSEAGSYGKDTRGMIRQHQFEKVELIRFVEPKNSYHALEELTQEAESILQKLELPYRVVALCTGDLGFSSAKTYDLEVWLPSQNTYREISSCSHFESFQARRLAARWRNPETDKIELIHTLNGSGLAVGRALVALMENYQTKDGKIRIPEVLKNYIQDDFI; from the coding sequence ATGTTAGATCCAAAATATTTACGTCATGATATTCAAATAGAAGAAATCGCGAAACAACTGGCGAATCGTGGTTATCAACTCGATACACGCTTGATAACGCGTTTAGAAGCTCAACGCAAAAAATTACAATCTGAAACTGAAAGCTTGCAAAACACCAGCAATCGCAGTGCAAAAGCCATAGGCTTAGCAAAGTCCAAAGGGGAGTCAATTACTGGTTTACTCGAAGAAGTTGCAGACATAAAAAAACAACGTGAAGTGTGTGAAGGAAAGCTTAAAGACATACTTGAAGAATTGTCGGCTATTTATCTAACGATTCCAAATTTGGCTCATGCATCAGTACCGATAGGGCAAGATGAATCTCAAAACAAGACACAACGTCATTGGGGCAAAGTTCCTCATTTTGATTTTGCAGTAAAAGATCATGTCGCATTAGGTGAAGCAAATGGCTTGATGGATTTTGCCAGTGCCAGCAAAATTGCTGGATCGCGTTTTGTTGTTTTATACGGCCGCTTGGCAAGATTACAACGCGCGCTGATACAGTTTATGTTAGATGTTCATATTAAAGAACATGCCTATCAAGAGGTTTATGTACCTTATATTGCCAATACTGAAAGCTTAATGGGTACCGGTCAATTACCCGGTTTTGCTGAGGACTTATTTAATTTAAAAGGTGAGCAGGGTTTTTATCTTATTCCTACCGCTGAGGTATCGGTCACTAATCTCGCTCGCGATACTATTTTTGCTGCGACGGATTTGCCTAAAAAATATGTTGCACATACCCCTTGTTTTCGTAGCGAAGCAGGTTCTTATGGTAAAGATACACGCGGTATGATCCGTCAACATCAATTTGAAAAGGTAGAACTGATTCGTTTTGTCGAACCTAAAAATTCCTATCACGCTTTAGAAGAATTAACCCAAGAGGCAGAATCAATACTGCAAAAATTGGAATTACCTTACCGTGTGGTTGCTTTGTGTACCGGCGATTTGGGTTTTAGTTCGGCAAAAACGTATGATTTAGAAGTGTGGTTGCCGAGTCAAAATACTTATCGTGAGATTTCATCGTGCAGTCATTTTGAATCTTTTCAAGCGCGTCGTTTAGCAGCGCGTTGGCGTAATCCAGAAACCGATAAAATTGAGTTGATACATACGCTTAATGGTTCAGGTTTAGCGGTGGGACGTGCCTTAGTCGCACTGATGGAAAACTATCAAACGAAAGATGGAAAAATACGGATACCAGAAGTGCTAAAAAATTATATTCAAGATGATTTTATTTAA
- the folD gene encoding bifunctional methylenetetrahydrofolate dehydrogenase/methenyltetrahydrofolate cyclohydrolase FolD has translation MTAIIIDGKAIAQETRLALKQRLEQRRNQNLVTPGLAVVLVGEDPASQIYVRNKRDACRDIGMNSFAYDLPQHTTELALLNLIKRLNSDQKVHGILIQLPLPLSMNTGHILDSIDPRKDVDGFHPTNLGLLAQGRPFLRPCTPYGVMRLLAYEKIQLKGLNAVIVGTSNIVGKPLALELLNAGCTITLCHSATRNLHTHIRQADVLVSAIGKAGIIQSPWIKPDAIVIDIGITRTPSGKLHGDIEFSSAKEIAGYITPVPGGVGPMTVAMLLENTLFAAECQDIE, from the coding sequence ATGACTGCAATTATCATTGATGGCAAAGCGATTGCTCAAGAAACACGTCTTGCGTTAAAACAACGACTTGAACAGCGACGTAATCAAAACCTTGTAACGCCTGGTTTAGCCGTCGTTTTGGTGGGTGAAGATCCGGCTTCGCAAATCTATGTGCGTAACAAGCGGGATGCTTGCCGAGACATAGGGATGAATTCCTTTGCCTATGATCTGCCACAGCATACCACTGAACTCGCGCTACTTAATTTAATTAAACGCTTAAATTCTGATCAGAAAGTGCATGGCATACTCATTCAACTGCCGCTTCCTCTCTCGATGAATACCGGACATATCCTAGACAGTATCGATCCACGCAAAGATGTCGATGGTTTTCATCCAACCAACTTAGGTCTTTTAGCACAAGGCCGCCCTTTTTTACGGCCTTGTACTCCTTATGGCGTAATGCGTTTATTGGCTTATGAAAAAATTCAACTAAAAGGTTTAAATGCTGTTATTGTCGGCACTTCAAATATCGTAGGTAAACCCTTGGCCTTAGAGCTCTTAAATGCAGGTTGTACCATCACACTATGTCACAGTGCCACTCGTAATTTACACACTCATATCCGACAAGCCGATGTGTTAGTTAGTGCTATAGGTAAAGCAGGCATTATTCAAAGCCCTTGGATCAAACCCGATGCTATTGTGATTGATATCGGAATCACACGCACACCCAGTGGAAAACTGCATGGTGATATCGAATTTTCCAGTGCTAAAGAAATTGCGGGTTATATTACTCCTGTACCGGGCGGCGTGGGCCCTATGACGGTGGCTATGTTATTAGAAAATACTTTATTTGCTGCTGAGTGTCAGGATATCGAGTAA
- a CDS encoding OPT family oligopeptide transporter produces MHADNKQPSGVITLRVIVLGIFLAILLAASSTYLALKVGILPSASIPAAILAMAILRLFHNGSIFEANLIQTAASAGEAVAGGIVFIIPALVIIGYWSYFPYFANLAIASLGGLLGILFSIPLRKILINTPQLYFPEARAISEVLKLSQKQSFHINKMLVGTSLGAGLEFAQTGLKMIVVATEKWMVFGQSTIIGFGLGFAPALIGVGYLIGWNVGLSLLLGAFIAWGISVPLLSYFVPVGNTFMLAKSLTIYASDIHYIGLGAMLAAGLWTLLNLLRPFYLSLRLSLQGLFQPLKTSLSPTEQDIPLNYLLAGLSLVIVSIYFLFDYLLPIHSLMFALPQLFIIGAVLYVLVIGFVFAALCGYFSGLVGVTASPGSAIVISGLLFIALILRACLFFKGHVLLSSQLLDAAAMTIIIGAVVAGAACIANDNIQDLKVGHLIGAAPWQQQVMLILGVLIAALVIPVVMQLLFNVYGLANVLPHAGMDLQQSLSAPPAAMMAGLTKGVFNHDLPWNMLGIGAVIMLILILVNALTKMGISLLGVGMGIYLPLSSSTSLFIGSLLAYAIKLHLQKKQSNDTISHLNVQHQNATLLSCGLVAGAALMDVLLAIPLSITGNTHLFAIFPASSGILTNGLGFLSLLVLAACFYWAVQTKK; encoded by the coding sequence ATGCATGCTGACAACAAACAGCCATCCGGAGTTATTACCTTAAGAGTGATAGTCTTAGGTATTTTTTTAGCGATATTGTTGGCTGCCTCGAGTACTTATTTAGCGTTAAAAGTTGGAATTTTACCTTCAGCATCTATACCTGCAGCCATATTGGCGATGGCAATACTTCGTTTGTTCCACAATGGAAGTATTTTTGAAGCGAATCTGATTCAGACCGCCGCTTCAGCTGGAGAAGCGGTTGCAGGAGGTATCGTATTTATTATTCCAGCATTGGTTATCATTGGTTATTGGAGTTATTTTCCTTATTTCGCTAATTTAGCCATTGCGAGTTTAGGTGGGTTATTAGGTATTTTGTTTTCGATTCCGTTACGTAAAATTTTAATCAATACACCACAACTTTATTTCCCAGAAGCGCGCGCCATATCTGAAGTCTTAAAATTAAGTCAAAAACAAAGCTTCCATATTAATAAAATGCTAGTGGGTACCAGTTTGGGAGCGGGTTTGGAATTCGCGCAAACCGGTTTAAAAATGATTGTGGTAGCCACTGAAAAATGGATGGTATTCGGGCAATCCACAATTATCGGTTTTGGTTTAGGTTTTGCACCCGCTTTAATTGGCGTGGGTTATTTGATTGGTTGGAATGTTGGTCTTAGTTTGTTGTTAGGTGCGTTTATTGCTTGGGGGATAAGTGTACCTTTATTGAGTTATTTTGTTCCGGTGGGCAACACTTTTATGTTAGCAAAAAGCCTAACGATTTACGCGAGCGATATTCATTATATTGGTTTAGGTGCCATGTTAGCGGCGGGATTATGGACGTTATTAAATTTATTACGTCCTTTTTATCTTAGCTTGCGCTTATCACTACAAGGTTTATTCCAGCCGCTAAAAACCTCACTATCTCCTACCGAACAAGACATCCCCTTAAATTATTTACTTGCGGGTTTGAGCTTAGTTATTGTGAGTATTTATTTTTTATTCGATTATTTATTACCTATTCACAGTTTAATGTTTGCATTGCCGCAATTATTTATTATTGGTGCAGTGTTGTATGTGTTAGTGATAGGTTTTGTGTTTGCAGCACTATGTGGTTATTTTTCCGGTTTGGTAGGGGTTACCGCCAGTCCAGGATCGGCCATCGTTATTTCAGGTTTATTATTTATCGCATTAATATTACGTGCATGCTTGTTTTTTAAAGGACATGTATTGTTAAGTTCACAATTACTCGATGCGGCCGCCATGACCATCATTATCGGTGCAGTGGTCGCCGGTGCTGCTTGTATTGCGAATGATAATATTCAAGATCTGAAAGTAGGGCATCTGATTGGTGCAGCGCCATGGCAGCAACAAGTCATGCTAATACTGGGTGTGCTCATAGCGGCGTTAGTTATTCCAGTGGTGATGCAATTACTTTTTAATGTGTATGGACTTGCTAATGTATTGCCGCATGCCGGTATGGATCTCCAACAAAGCTTATCGGCGCCACCTGCCGCTATGATGGCTGGCTTAACAAAAGGCGTATTTAATCATGATCTGCCTTGGAATATGTTAGGTATAGGTGCGGTTATTATGCTGATATTAATTCTTGTGAATGCACTGACTAAAATGGGTATCTCTTTGTTAGGTGTCGGTATGGGAATTTATTTACCCTTAAGTTCTTCCACGTCCTTATTTATCGGAAGTTTATTGGCCTACGCTATTAAATTGCATTTACAAAAAAAGCAGTCGAATGATACGATATCCCATCTCAATGTTCAGCATCAAAATGCCACTTTGTTAAGTTGCGGATTAGTTGCAGGTGCAGCATTAATGGATGTACTGTTAGCTATTCCTTTATCAATCACTGGAAATACCCATTTATTTGCTATTTTTCCTGCAAGTTCAGGAATACTTACAAACGGATTAGGTTTTCTAAGCCTCCTGGTTTTGGCAGCGTGTTTCTATTGGGCTGTTCAAACGAAAAAATAA
- a CDS encoding leucyl aminopeptidase family protein — MLNCFVHESSQSIPIYAILAEQWSTWLTKQSTLTQDWLHNINFIPYSGNYSFIPNGTGELHHVLLVTQDETDFWTFGVLPSVLPGGHYHIEGIDGTQLLQIALVWGLGAYEFTRYKPSIRPVAQLLIPTQKFPSLKIKLEAIYRVRDLINTPADDMTPVELAENVFEIGKNYQAAVTQIVGDDLLTANYPAIYTVGKASCHEPRLIDLRWGDNQHPKITLVGKGVCFDSGGYNLKSSSAMLAMKKDMGGAANAMGLAEMIMAYQLPVRLRLLIPAVENMISGGAYKPGDIIQTRHGLAVEVGNTDAEGRLILADALCEADSESPELLIDFATLTGAARSAVGTEISAFFTDHEQLAQDIIRHSQHEQDPVWRLPLYKPYQKLLESKFAHLNNCGASPFAGAITAALFLRSFISEETTWLHFDFNAYNVNTRPGRPEGGEAMAILAVFSYLLERYPFQTKQLPHKNKVI; from the coding sequence GTGCTTAATTGTTTTGTTCACGAGTCATCACAATCGATTCCTATTTATGCTATTTTAGCTGAGCAATGGTCAACGTGGCTGACCAAGCAGTCCACGTTGACACAAGACTGGTTACACAATATTAATTTTATTCCGTATTCAGGAAATTATAGCTTTATTCCTAATGGAACAGGTGAATTGCACCATGTTTTATTGGTCACTCAGGATGAAACTGATTTTTGGACATTTGGCGTGCTACCCAGTGTGTTACCTGGAGGACATTATCATATTGAGGGAATAGATGGCACCCAATTACTGCAAATTGCTTTGGTGTGGGGTTTGGGGGCATATGAATTTACGCGTTATAAACCATCGATTCGACCGGTCGCACAGCTCCTTATTCCAACCCAGAAATTTCCTTCATTAAAGATAAAACTGGAGGCGATTTATCGGGTTCGTGATTTGATTAATACACCTGCTGATGATATGACGCCGGTTGAATTGGCCGAAAATGTATTTGAGATTGGAAAAAACTATCAAGCAGCAGTCACACAAATCGTTGGTGACGATCTATTAACAGCGAATTACCCCGCAATTTATACAGTGGGCAAGGCGAGTTGTCATGAACCTCGTTTGATTGATTTACGATGGGGGGATAACCAACATCCTAAAATTACACTGGTTGGGAAGGGTGTGTGTTTTGATTCAGGGGGATATAATTTAAAGTCTTCAAGCGCGATGTTAGCCATGAAAAAGGATATGGGTGGGGCGGCCAATGCGATGGGTTTAGCTGAAATGATCATGGCTTATCAGTTGCCGGTGCGGTTACGGTTATTAATTCCTGCGGTAGAAAATATGATTTCAGGAGGTGCCTATAAACCTGGCGATATTATCCAAACACGACATGGTCTAGCCGTTGAAGTGGGAAACACAGATGCTGAAGGTCGTCTTATTTTAGCGGATGCGTTATGTGAGGCGGATAGTGAAAGCCCAGAACTGTTGATTGATTTTGCGACGCTAACCGGCGCAGCTCGAAGCGCCGTCGGAACAGAAATAAGTGCTTTTTTTACTGATCATGAACAATTAGCCCAGGATATTATCCGACATAGTCAACACGAGCAAGATCCCGTATGGCGTTTACCGTTGTATAAACCGTATCAAAAATTACTGGAGAGTAAGTTTGCACATTTAAATAATTGTGGCGCATCCCCTTTTGCAGGTGCTATTACTGCCGCATTGTTTTTACGTAGTTTTATTAGTGAAGAGACAACGTGGTTACATTTTGATTTTAATGCTTACAATGTTAATACTAGACCAGGCCGACCGGAAGGTGGAGAAGCCATGGCGATATTAGCCGTATTTAGTTATTTATTAGAAAGATATCCTTTTCAAACGAAACAACTACCTCATAAAAACAAAGTTATTTAA